One Fusarium musae strain F31 chromosome 6, whole genome shotgun sequence DNA segment encodes these proteins:
- a CDS encoding hypothetical protein (EggNog:ENOG41~MEROPS:MER0002489): MNDKNYMPTCKTIYHKASIMKLSYSIAKILSLTAQFTSAELKCRPEGPVLPRPTALTKSPIFQAAANNLTETLNAALCGSITAGWPTNNVSFSLAVVSAEQDDPGVPIWEYHHLAAANTKGTKKLDRDSQYLIGSVTKVFTDYVLLKSGMNIDAPVTEYLPGLDGKSKIQWRDVTLRMLASYLGGTPANYGFSDFYLLKEVFLAYGLPTIEDDDYPPCGVIGLNKACTGQGTKNS, from the exons atgaatgacaAGAACTACATGCCTACATGCAAGACAATCTATCACAAGGCCTCGATCATGAAGCTATCGTACTCAATCGCTAAGATCCTGTCTTTGACGGCTCAGTTCACTTCAGCAGAGCTAAAGTGTCGTCCAGAAGGCCCTGTTCTCCCAAGACCAACAGCTCTCACCAAGTCTCCAATCTTCCAAGCTGCAGCCAACAACTTGACTGAGACTCTCAACGCAGCTCTCTGTGGCTCAATCACCGCAGGATGGCCTACCAACAATGTCTCATTCTCACTTGCAGTCGTAAGCGCAGAACAAGACGACCCCGGTGTGCCGATCTGGGAGTACCATCATCTGGCAGCCGCTAACACAAAGGGCACAAAGAAGCTGGACAGAGATTCCCAGTATTTGATTGGGTCCGTAACCAAGGTCTTTACGGATTATGTGCTCCTAAAGAGCGGTATGAATATTGATGCACCGGTTACGGAGTATCTTCCGGGACTTGATGGCAAGTCCAAGATTCAGTGGAGGGATGTGACTTTGAGGATGCTGGCTTCGTACTTGGGCGGTACACCGGCGAACT ATGGGTTCTCGGACTTTTACCTCCTCAAAGAAGTCTTCCTCGCATACGGTCTCCCCACCATTGAAGACGACGACTATCCACCTTGTGGTGTTATAGGTCTCAACAAGGCTTGCACAGGGCAAGGTACCAAGAACTCATAA
- a CDS encoding hypothetical protein (EggNog:ENOG41), with product MADERKPLSEVIPPLILGTATFNHQYHPDPTHMPYTDIVGRALAHNILGFDTSPYYGPSEILLGDALRKLTPPPPRENYFLITKAGRIAGDEFDYSPAWIRYSVCRSLERLGTSYLDLVYTHDVEFVSPEEVLAAVTELRRLRDQGLIRYVGISGYPVDTLASLAEMILRETGEPLDAVMSYSNFCVQNSQLGNKALLDRLQAAGVDCVPNASMLGMGLLTTRGIDNSPMRAWHPAPKELRDLCAKLSSIAQDSGEHLEEVAIRWALENWARVGSRFGTRINPSDTGRLGVSVMGVSSVDELEETWALWTSVVGLVGDEEATQRKVKIESLVREKMWPALGEWKDYAWGSGGPDFVNARRVEDMGVVPRDETAVRWRLIPSAMDTPKI from the coding sequence ATGGCCGACGAAAGAAAACCTCTCTCAGAGGTCATCCCTCCCCTCATCCTCGGAACTGCAACGTTCAACCACCAATATCATCCCGATCCAACTCACATGCCCTACACCGACATCGTAGGCCGCGCCCTCGCCCACAACATCCTCGGCTTCGATACATCGCCCTACTACGGCCCTTCCGAGATCCTCCTCGGCGATGCGCTGCGAAAATTGACGCCTCCTCCGCCGCGGGAGAACTATTTCCTCATTACGAAAGCCGGGCGCATTGCGGGCGATGAGTTTGACTACTCGCCCGCTTGGATCCGATATAGTGTTTGTCGCAGTCTTGAACGGCTGGGCACTTCTTATCTTGATCTTGTGTACACGCACGATGTGGAGTTTGTTTCGCCCGAGGAGGTCCTCGCTGCAGTTACAGAGCTTCGACGGTTGAGAGATCAGGGTCTTATTCGATATGTCGGAATCAGTGGATACCCGGTTGATACGCTTGCGTCGCTGGCAGAGATGATCTTGCGCGAGACTGGAGAGCCGTTAGACGCTGTCATGTCGTACAGCAATTTCTGCGTGCAAAACAGCCAGCTGGGCAACAAGGCACTGTTAGATCGCCTCCAAGCAGCAGGCGTAGACTGCGTCCCAAACGCCAGCATGCTCGGCATGGGACTATTGACCACCCGCGGCATTGACAACAGCCCCATGCGCGCATGGCACCCGGCCCCAAAAGAACTCCGCGACCTATGCGCCAAGCTCTCCAGCATCGCCCAAGACTCAGGCGAGCACCTCGAAGAAGTGGCTATCCGGTGGGCGCTCGAGAACTGGGCGCGCGTAGGCTCACGGTTCGGCACGAGGATAAATCCCAGCGACACAGGCCGTCTCGGCGTAAGCGTCATGGGCGTTTCCAGCGTAGACGAGCTAGAAGAGACATGGGCGCTGTGGACGAGCGTGGTAGGCCTCGtaggcgatgaagaagccacGCAACGCAAGGTAAAGATTGAGAGTCTTGTGAGGGAAAAGATGTGGCCTGCGCTTGGGGAGTGGAAGGATTATGCGTGGGGGAGTGGAGGGCCTGATTTTGTGAATGCGAGACGGGTTGAGGATATGGGGGTTGTGCCGAGGGATGAGACGGCGGTGCGGTGGAGGTTGATACCCAGTGCCATGGACACACCCAAGATCTAA
- a CDS encoding hypothetical protein (EggNog:ENOG41) yields MSQVIVDHQTRAEITQIQTKGLTLFDTLYNSLVLRHTLPYLPVSGLLNLAATCRDIRYLLHQTPGTFRHIDLTRVKTAHCEDAHKETERNLAVWHNVTLSDYLTEDDFYAGPLRGIFSTLRQRDILRDVQSLILDGLSVTAELCHEIINDPSYSVRMLSIRGVNNLNQGKLRAALAYACRSSRPESTPRLKAVYVFGPMPCDENSQDSADAWWSKKGRVLNSTSDMDDWAQCLLACQGLISFDAVLCQGPRHASSPAFGSCSVSSPCSPAVATFSVGGCAGCGKAPEGVMTARTHCSSLPLLAPPPILSSSVQAATTPRPGHEDFVPRCADCLRDRFCVACNKWWCETCYHPFGGDDVKRHVSRSCWECGINVRNLYNH; encoded by the exons ATGAGCCAAGTTATCGTCGACCACCAAACGCGCGCAGAGATCACTCAGATCCAAACAAAGGGCTTGACCCTCTTTGACACTCTATACAATTCTCTCGTCCTTCGTCACACCCTTCCCTACCTCCCTGTATCAGGCCTTCTAAACCTCGCCGCAACCTGTCGCGATATTCGATATCTCCTGCACCAAACGCCCGGTACCTTTCGTCACATCGATCTTACACGGGTCAAGACAGCGCATTGCGAAGACGCCCATAAAGAAACAGAGCGCAATCTCGCAGTCTGGCATAATGTCACTCTTTCTGATTACCTGACTGAAGATGA CTTCTACGCCGGGCCCTTGAGGGGCATTTTCTCTACCCTACGACAACGCGATATTCTTCGTGATGTCCAATCCCTAATCCTCGACGGCCTCTCCGTCACAGCTGAGCTCTGTCATGAGATCATCAACGATCCGTCATACAGCGTGCGCATGCTCTCGATCCGCGGCGTCAACAACCTGAACCAGGGCAAGCTTCGCGCAGCGCTAGCATACGCCTGTCGCAGCTCTCGCCCAGAGAGCACCCCACGACTCAAAGCAGTCTACGTCTTCGGCCCCATGCCCTGCGATGAAAACTCCCAGGACTCTGCTGATGCATGGTGGTCCAAAAAGGGCCGTGTCCTCAACAGCACCAGCGATATGGACGACTGGGCGCAGTGCCTGCTCGCCTGCCAGGGCCTCATCTCCTTCGACGCAGTGCTCTGCCAGGGTCCCCGCCACGCCAGCTCGCCAGCCTTTGGGTCCTGCAGCGTCTCCTCGCCGTGCAGCCCAGCGGTCGCTACCTTCTCCGTTGGTGGCTGCGCGGGCTGTGGCAAAGCGCCGGAGGGCGTCATGACGGCTAGGACGCACTGCTCTTCGCTGCCGCTGCTAGCTCCGCCGCCGATCCTCTCGTCGTCCGTGCAGGCTGCCACGACGCCGCGCCCGGGACATGAGGATTTCGTGCCCAGGTGTGCCGATTGCTTGAGGGATAGGTTCTGTGTTGCGTGTAATAAGTGGTGGTGTGAGACGTGTTATCATccctttggtggtgatgatgtgaagAGACATGTCTCACGAAGCTGCTGGGAATGCGGCATCAATGTGCGCAACCTCTACAATCACTGA